From the Rhea pennata isolate bPtePen1 chromosome 1, bPtePen1.pri, whole genome shotgun sequence genome, the window TTTTGAGCCGTGAGTTCATGATTATGTTTGATCCAAATGTTAACCATATCAGCAAGCATATTAGGGATAAATCTAACCCAGGGATCAAAATTAACTGGAGTAAACAACAGAAGAGACTGCGAAAGTTTCCCAATCAGTTCAAGCCATTTATAGGAGTTTTTGGTTGCCAGTTACCACTGACTGTAGAATCTCCTTACAGCTACAAAGGAACACTTTTCAGGCTTTCCTTTAGAACTCAGCAGGAAGCTAAAGTAAGTGAAGTCAGCAGTACATGCTACAATACAGCAGACATTTATTCTCTTGTGGATGAATTTAGCATTTGTGGTCATAGGCTGATAATATTTGCTCAGAGTGTAAATTCAatggttttgaaatatttgaaaattgagGAAGATAATCCTGGGATGGCACAAGATATtgtcactattaaaaaaaatcagtgttcttCCAAAGCCTTGACTGCACCAAATGTAAGTGTTTTAAAGGAAGCAGCTAAACTAATGAAAGTCTGCAGCACCAGTAATAAAAAGCTTCCCAGTGAAACACCAAAGTCCTCATGTATCTTACAGATAGTAGTAGAAGAATTTCATCACGTGTTTAGACGAATTGCTGATTTACAGTCTCCGCTTTTCAGAGGTCCAGAAGATGATCcagcttctttctttgaaatggCTAAATCTGGACAGATAAAAAGGTCAGCTGATGAGCTGCCACAAAAATCAGTAGATTCAACAACGTGGCTTATATGTTCTTGTATGGATACTGGAGAGGccttaaaattttctttacatGAAAGTGGACGAAGACTAGGTCTTGTTCCCTGTGGTGGAATAGGAGTGTTGCTGTCTGAAACTCAGGATCAAAAGTGGATTGTGAAACCTAATTGCAACAACATAGGGGAAGTATTCTGTTATTTACCTCTGCGAATAAAAACAGGCTTACCTCTTCATATAAATGGCTGCTTTGCAGTTACTTCGAATCGGAAAGAGATATggaaaacagacacaaaagGAAGATGGAACACAGTATTCATGAGGCATGTTATTGTAAAAGCATACTTAGAAGCGCTGTGTGTTTTACGTGACATGACAATCAGCGGTGAGCTAGTTGACTACAGTTGCTTTGCGATATGGCCAGATCCTGATTCAGTTCATGatgatttttctattatttgtcAAGGGTTTTACGAAGATATAGCTcacatgaaaagcaaagaaggcatcAAAGTATTTTCTGATGGTTTCTCTTGGGTTTCCATGAAGAATGTAAGGTTTTTGGATGACGCAATACTGAAACGACCAGACATTGGACCAGCAGCCTTTAAGATCTTTCTGAAGTACCTTAAAAAAACTGGTTCCAAAAACTTGTGTGCTGTAGATCTCCCTTCCTGGGTAAAGACGGGATTTGAAGAAGCAGGATGCAAGTACATACTATTAGAAAACACCTTCTCTGAGAAACAGTTCTTTTCTGAGGTATTTTTCCCTAATGTTCAGGAGATTGATGCAGAGCTGCGTGATCCTTTGATGCGCTATGTTCTCAATGAAAAACTTGAGGAGTTTTCAGGAATTCTTCGTATTACTCCTTGTATTCCTTGTTCTTTGGATGGACATCCATTGGTTACACCATCAAGATTGATCCATCCTGAAGGAAGAGTTGCAAAGTTATATGATGCTGAAGATGGAAGATTTCCTTATGGCACTACTCAGGACTATCTTAATGCAGTTATTTTGGTTAAACTTGTTCAGTTAGGCATGGCTAAAGATGATATTTTGTGGGAAGATCTAATAGAACGTGCAGAGTCAGTAGCAGAAATTAACAAGATTGATCACGTTGCAGCTTGTCTCAGAAGCAGTATTATACTGAGTCTTATTGATGAAAAACTAAGGTGTAGGGACCCTAGAGCTAAAgaatttgctgaaaaatgtcaaaccatccctttccttcctttccttaccAAACCAGCAGGCTTCTCGCTACACTGGAAAGGCAGTGATTTTCAGCCTGAAACAATGTTTTCAGCAACCGACCTTTTCACTGCTGATCATCAAGATACAGTTTGCCTAATAGAACCAATTCTTAATGAAAACTCCCATTCCTTTAAAGGATGTGGTGCTTTGTCATTAGCTGTGAAAGAGTTTTTGGGTTTACTTAAGAAACCAGATATTAATTTGGTCATAAATCAGTTGGAAGAAGTTGCTAAGTCATTTGATGGAATTACGTTATATCAGGAGAATATCACTAATGCCTGTTACAAAAATCTGCATGAAGCAATGTTAGAAAGTGAATCAACAAAGACTATGATAATTGAACAGCTGAAAAACTGTAGTTTTATTCTTGTTGAGAATATGTATGTTGATCCAACAAAAGTGTCTTTCCATTTGAATTTTGAAGCAGCACCGTATCTCTATCAGTTGcctaataaatataaaaatagtttcCGTGAACTATTTGAAAGTGTGGGTGTGCGACAGGCCTTTACAGTTGAGGATTTTGCCTTAGTCCTGGAGCTAGTAAATcaggaaagaggaaacaaaCAACTAACAGAAGACAGCTTTCAGCTTTGCAGGCGAATAATTAGTGAAGGAATATGGAGCCTTATTagagaaaagaagcaggaaTTTTGTGAGAAGAAGTATGGTGAGATTTTGTTACCAGATACTCGTCTATCACTTCTACCTGCAAAATCTTTGTGTTACAATGACTGTCCATGGATTAAAGTTAAAGACACAACTGTTAAATATTGTCATGCTGATATTCCAAGGGAAGTTGCAGTAAAGCTTGGAGCAATACCAAAACGACATAAAGCTTTAGAAAGATATGCATCTAATATCTGTTTCACTACCCTTGGAACAGAATTtggccagaaagaaaaactgacaaGTAGAATCAAAAGCATCCTTAATGCCTACCCTTCAGAAAAAGAGATGCTGAAAGAGCTCCTTCAGAATGCAGATGATGCAAAAGCtacagaaatctgttttgtatttgatCCTAGACAGCACCCAGCTGATAGAATATTTGATGAGAAATGGGCACCACTTCAAGGACCAGCACTGTGTGTTTACAACAATCAGCCTTTTACAGAAGATGATATTAGAGGAATTCAGAACCTCGGAAAAGGTACAAAAGTAGGAAATCCCTGTAAAACTGGACAATATGGTATAGGTTTCAATTCTGTTTATCATATTACTGATTGCCCTTCTTTCATATCTGGCAATGAtatactttgtatttttgatCCTCATGCTAGGTATGCACCAGGTTCAACATCAACAAGTCCTGGGCGCATGTTTAGAGATTTGGATGCAGATTTCAGAACACAGTTCTCAGATGTACTGGACCTCTATTTGGGAAATCACTTTAAACTGGATAACTGTACAATGTTTAGGTTTCCTCTTCGAAATGCAGAAATGGCAAAAGTATCAGAAATTTCCTCAGTCCCGTGTTCAGACAGAATGGTTCAAAATCTTTTAGATAAGCTGCGTACAGATGGAGCAgaacttttaatgtttttgaacCATATGGAGAAAATTTCTATTTGTGAGATAGAAAAAACAACAGGAGTACTGAACGTGTTATATTCTGTACAAGGCAAAATCACTGATGGAgacagactgaaaagaaaacaattccaTGCATCTGTAATTGACAGTGTAActaaaaaaaagcagctaagtGAAATACCTGTGCAGCAGATAACTTACACAATGGACACTGAAGACTCTGAAGGGAATCTTACAACTTGGTTAATTTGTAACAGGTCAGGCTTTTCTGCCATGGAAAAGGTGTCCAAAAGTGTTGTATCAGCCCACAAGAATGAGGACATTACTCTTTTCCCACGTGGTGGAGTAGCAGCTTGCATTACTCATAAttacaaaaaaccccacagagcATTCTGTTTCTTACCTTTATCTTTAGAAACTGGGTTACCTTTTCATGTAAATGGTCACTTTGCTCTGGATTCTGCAAGAAGAAATCTATGGCGTGATGATAATGGAGTTGGAGTAAGAAGTGACTGGAATAATAGCCTCATGACAGCACTGATAGCACCAGCCTATGTTGAACTGctgattcagctgaaaaaacGGTATTTTCCAGGCACTGATCCTACAGTATCAGTATTGCAAAACACACCTATTCATGTTGTGaaagacactttaaaaaaatttttgtccttttttccgGTTAACAGACTTGATATTCAGCCAGATTGGTATTGTTTAGTGAAAGCAGTTTACAGTTGCATTTATGAAGATTTGAAGCGTCTTTTACCTGTTATGCGAGCTCCAAATATTGATGGTTCTGATTTGCATTCTGCTGTAATCATCACCTGGGTTAACATGTCTACTGCAAACAAAGGTAGGCCATTTTTTGACAATTTACTACAAGATGAATTGCAGCACCTCAAAAACACAGAGTACAACATCACAACGCGCAAGACAGTGGCTGAAAATGTTTACAGGCTCAAGCATTTACTTTTAGAAATTGGATTTAATTTGATATATAACTGCGATGAAACTGCAAATCTTTACCATTGTCTGATAGATGCAGATATTCCTGTTACCTATGTGACGCCTGCTGATGTCCGATTTTTTTTGATGACGTTTTCTCTTCCAGACTCTAATTGCCACATTGGAAAATTACCTTGTCGTCTTCAACAGACAAATCTGAAACTCTTCCACAGTCTCAAACTTCTGGTTGACTATTGTTTTAAggatgcagaagaaaacaaaatccaagttGAGGGCTTGCCCCTCCTTATTACCCTTGACAATGTTTTGCAAATTTTTGATTCAAAGCGACCAAAGTTCTTAACAACCTACCATGAACTGATTCCATCTCGCAAGGATCTTTTTATGAACACattgtatttgaaatacagcAGTATTTTACTTAGCAGTGATGTGGCAAAAGTGTTTGATATCACAAGTTTTGCTGATTTGTTATCATCTGTGTTGCCTAGAGAGTATAAAACTAGAAGTTGTatgaagtggaaagaaaactttgcaAGTGAATCTTGGCTTAAAAATGCCTGGCATTTTATTAGTGAGTCTATAAATGTTAAGGAGGACCAAGAAGATATACAAGCAAAATTTGATGATGTTATTGAAACTTTGAAGGACTGGACTTTGCTTCCAGGTGTAAAGTTTACTGTCTCAGCTAATCATCTTGTTGTGCCGGAGTGTGATGTTTTGCTGCCCCTCAGCATTATGCATATAGCTGTTTTTCCGAATGCTCAGAGTGATAAAGTTTTTCATGCTTTAATGAAAACTGGTTGTATTCAGCTGGCATTGAACAAAATTTGCTCAAAGGACAGTGCTTTAGTGCCTTTGTTGTCAGGACATACAGCAAATATAGACAATCCTTCAAGCATTTTGAAAGCCATACAATATATGGTACAGACATCAActtttaagactgaaaaattagCAGAAAGTGACTTTGAAGctcttttaatgtatttcaatTGCAATTTAGGTCATTTGACATCTCAGGATGATATTAAAATCTTAAAGTCTCTTCCATGCTATAAATCCATTAGTGGCCGATAtatcagcatttcaaaatatgGGACATGTTACGTTCTTACAAAAAGCATCCCATCTATAGAAGTAGATAGATGGACACAGTCTACTTCGTCagcttttcttgaagaaaaaattcaCTTGAAAGACTTGTACAGTGTGCTTGGCTGTGTCTCTGTGGATGATCTTGAAGTGTACTTGAAACATCTTCTGCCAAAAATTGAAAGTCTATCTTACGATGCAAAATTAGAACACTTGATCTACTTAAAGAATAGACTAACTAGCATTGAGGAGATTTCAGAAGTGAAAGAACAGCTGTTTGAAAAATTGGAAAGCATTTTGATCATTCATGATGCAAGCAATAGATTAAAACCcgcaaaatatttttatgacagAACTGTAAGAGTCTTTGAAGTTATGCTTCCTGAAAAATTCTTCATAcctcaagatttttttaagaaactggaACAACTTACAAAACCGAAGAATCAAGCTGCATTCCTTGCATCATGGGTAACTTTTCTACGACATATTGGACTGAAATTCATTATTTCACAGCAACAGTTGTTACAGTTTGCTAAGGAGATCAGCATGCGAGCTAATACAGAAAACTGGTCTAAAGAAACACTACAGAATACTGTTGATGTCCTCCTCCATCatatatttcaagaaagaaCTGATCTCTTGTCAGGAAACTTTCTGAAAGAATTGTCACTGATTCCTTTTCTGTGCCCTGAACGAGCTCCTGCAGAATTTGTTAGATTTCATCCTCAGTATCAAGAAGTTAATGGAACACTTCCTCTTATACGATTCAATGGGGCACAGGTAAATCCTAAATTCAAACAGACGGATGTGTTACAGTTACTGTGGACTTCATGTCCCATTCTTCCTGAGAAAGCAACACCCTTAAGCATCAAGGAACAAGAAGGAAGTAGTCTTGGTTCACAAGAGCAGCTTGAGCAAGTTTTGACTATGCTGAATGTTAATTTGGATCCTCCGCTGGACAAAGTAATCAATAACTGCAGGAACATATGCAATATAACAACACTGGACGAAGACATGGTGAAAACTAGGGCCAAGGTCCTAAGAAGCATTTATGAATTTCTAAGTACAGAGAAAAGGGAATTCCGCTTTCAGCTTCGAGGAGTTTCTTTTGTAATGGTGGAAGAAGGTTGGAAGCTCCTGAAGCCTGAAGAGGTGGTAATAAACCTTGAGTATGAATCTGATTTTAAGCCTTACCTTTACAAACTTCCTTTAGAGCTTGGTACTTTCCATCAGTTATTTAAACATCTGGGTACTGAAGATATTATTTCAACAAAGCAGTACGTTGAAGTTCTAGGTCGCATATTCAAGAACTCAGAAGGGAAGCAGCTGGATCCTAATGAAATGCGCACAGTTAAAAGAGTAGTTTCTGGTCTATTTAAAAGTCTTCAAAATGATTCTATCAAGGTTAGAAATGACCTTGAAAATATGAGAGATTTTGCCCTTTACCTTCCCAGTCAAGATGGTAGGTTGGTAAAGTCAAGTATTTTAGTTTTTGATGATGCACCTCACTACAAAAGTAGAATCCAGGGTAACATTGGTGTGCAAATGCTTGTTGATCTTAGCCAGTGTTACTTAGGCAAAGACCATGGTTTTCACACTAAACTAATAATGTTATTTCCTCAGAAATTGAGACCTCGCTTACTTAGCAGTATTCTTGAAGAACAGTTGGATGAAGAGTCTCCCAAAATTTGTCAATTTGGGGCATTATGTTCCCTTCAGGGAAGATTACAATTACTGTTGTCTTCAGAACAGTTCATCACAGGACTTATTAGGATTATGAAGCATGAAAATGACAATGCTTTTTTAGCTAATGAAGAGAAAGCAATAAGACTTTGCAAAGCTTTACGAGAAGGTTTGAAAGTTTCCTGTTTTGAGAAATTACAAACAACGCTAAGAGTTAAAGGTTTTGCTCCTATTCCCCACAGTAAAAgtgaaacatttgcttttctaaagAGATATGGAAATGCAGTAATATTGCTGTATATACAGCACTCTGACAGCAAAGACATAAATTTCCTGTTAGCATTAGCAATGACCTTAAAATCGGCAACTGACAATCTGATTTCTGATACCTCATATTTAATTGCCATGCTGGGTTGTAACGATATTTACCGGATTAGTGAGAAGCTTGACAGTTTAGGAGTGAAGTATGACTCTTCAGAGCCATCAAAGCTTGAACTACCAACACCTGGCACTCCTATACCAGCTGAAATTCACTATACACTTCTTATGGATCCAATGAATGTTTTTTATCCTGGTGAATATGTTGGTTATCTTGTTGATGCTGAAGGTGGTGATATATATGGATCATATCAACCAACTTACACATATGCAATTATTGTACAAGAAGTAGAAAGAGAAGATGATGAAAGTCCCAGTTTTTTAGGCAAAATTTATCAGATTGATATTGGATATAGTGAATATAAAATAGTGAGCTCTCTTGACTTGTACAAATTTTCAAGGCCTGAGGAAAGTTCTCAGAGTAAGGACAGCACGCCTTCTACTCCAACCAGTCCTACAGAATTTCCAGTGCATGGACTGAGGACGATTCCCCCTCTCTTCACTGGTAAGGAGAGCCACAAAACAATGTCCTCAAAACATCACTCTCCGAAAAAGATAAAGCCAAACTCCTTGCCAGAAATATTAAGAGAAGTAACATCTGTGATTGAACAGGCTTGGAAGCTTccagaatctgaaagaaaaaagataattagAAGATTGTATCTTAAATGGCATCCAGATAAAAATGCAGAGAACCTTGAGATAGCTAATGAAGTTTTCAAACATTTGCAGAATGAGATTAACAGGCTAGAAAAACAGGCTTTTGTAGATCAGAATACAGACAGAGCATCAAGAAGAACATTTTCATCCTCTGCTTCTCGATTTCAGTCAGATAAATTTTCGTTTAAGAGATTTTATACTTCATGGAATCAAGAAGCAACAAGCCATAAATCTGAAAGGCAACAGTATAAAGAGAAGTGTCCACCTTCCACAGGGCCATCTTACTCGCAACGTTTTTTCGTCCCACCCACGTTCAGGTCTGTTGGCAATCCTGTGGAGGCACGCAGATGGCTTAGGCAGGCCCGAGCTAACTTTTCAGCTGCAAGGAATGATCTTCATAAAAATGCCAATGAATGGGTATGTTTTAAATGCTACCTTTCTACTAAACTAGCCTTGGTTGCAGCTGACTATGCTGTGAGGGGTAAGTCAGATAAAGATGTAAAACCAGTAGCACTTGCACAAAAGATAGAGGAATATAGTCAACAACTTGAAGGGCTTATGAATGATGTCCAGACATTGGAAGCTTATGGAGTAGATAGCTTAAAAACTAGATATCCTGACTTACTCCCTTTTCCACAGATTCCAAATGATAGGTTTACTTCGGAAGTTGCTATGAGAGTGATGGAATGTACTGCTTGTATCATaataaaacttgaaaacttTATACAACAGAAAGTATAAGGGACTTGAAGAGGTTAGAAAATAGTATTCTCAAGAGCTTAGATGTTTAACATGATGAGATATAAATATAATTGTACAGATTACTGGACAAGAAGTTGCGCATTACCAAGCAGTTTAGAAGTACAGTACGCATATGAGGATGGTACTGAAGTACTTAGAGTTGAAGATAATttaaacaggtttttttttaactgagccTGCTGTATAAGCAAACTGTAAAGCgtgaatattgtttttaaatttgcaagGAAACTGAACTGCAAAAATTAGCTGTATGTACAATATTGTGATGAATTGGCACATTATTGAACTGCACTTTATATAACCAAAGCTTAGCTTTCTGTTAGATGAAGTCTCTAATTAAACTCCATgttagattttatttcatttaatactATCTTTCCAGAAAGGTCGTGTCATTTTTCGAAGTACTAATCTTAAGACTGGATATATTATGAAATAGGCAGTGggatggaaatgaaaataactttggGGAGGTATTGCTCCAAAACATTTCTctattcttttgtgttctgtagACATTCATGTCACTCATACTAATACTCTTATCAGCTGGATCTGATTATGAATTTGCTGCAGTATCACATTGTGAACGTTTAAAGGATAATTCAGTACCTGTGAATTGGTACActattttaatcttaaataaTGATACTTGATTTAACTTGGAATTTCATGTCGTGCATTGAGTGCATTCACTTTATTATGAAATgattatgtatttaatttacattttttctagaACCTGTCATCTTCTCTGTAGTGAAAAAATGCATGTGGATAATGTAAAATTGGTGACCATTattatacagtatttttatgttttttttttttttttttaaacacaggtCAAAACTCAGTTTTCAGATGTCTAAATGcttaaggttttttttctgtgtgtgtgcctttgtgtgtgtacatatatatatatgttttttcaCAAACAAACATTGATAATAGTACAATTCAGTGTACAGTGGGCACTGTTTTTTGTTATATGTTACAAGGTGCTGCTATgtaatgttctttttattttggtgtTCACTACAGCCCTAgacaaatctgatttttatttcacaccctttcttttataatttgtaATACTTTTGATAATGTGACATGAAATATTCAACATTAGctatttgtaaaaagaaaaggggggcATCatgttaaatgatttttctttgctgaatcaGCCACATTTTACATAAATGTTAATCATTTACCAGTGACTTACTGTTATAATTGCTTACCTGATAGCACAGTGAAAACTATTTAACTTGCAGaatgtaaaggaaaataaacagcactGAGCTCCTAGGGCTGACATGGCTATGAGTGTTgtaatccaaaagaaaaaatcacaaCAAAGGCTTTTGCTTTGTGCAGGCAAAAAAAGGGCTTTGTTCTCA encodes:
- the SACS gene encoding sacsin isoform X3; this translates as MAQYQGPAFYAYNDAVFTSEDWHGIQEIARSRKKDDPLKVGRFGIGFNSVYHITDVPSIFSGDQIGMLDPHQTLFGPHESGQCWNLKEDSKEINELTDQFAPFIGVFGSTKETFKNGNFPGTFFRFPLRLQPSQLSSNVYDKQKVLELFESFRADADTVLLFLKSVQDVSLHVREADGTERLIFRVTASENKALKHERPNSIKILGTAINQYCKGVPSNSITCVTYHVNIILEDESVKDAQKMSWLVCNCVGGRGMCTELDCLADDLKFVPTIGIAMSLSTNGEEKGAVAGFSGRAFCFLPLPPGEESKTGLPVHVSGFFGLTDNRRSIKWRELDQWRDPAALWNDLLVVNIVPKAYTTLILEAIKRMETEKSSDFPLSAERIYSLWPDENKTRVPWKPVVVPLFKELLQNAVIYSMSNQWIEVEQVHFSEMDENLEYTQSVLNYLQNSGKQIAKVPTNIASALHLTISNVKAVKKVTPAVVRQVLRKSGHSGPAEEKLHLLEFVLSDGVYSELIGLELLPLQNGNFIPFSSSVSEQDVVYITSEDYPRSLFPGLEGRLLSDDLKPEILAALKEAAKSRAQQLLWGFSGRPCTQLQLLNPERFARLIKEVMNTVWPGRDMVVQWYPGLEDKSHPSVSWLKMVWKNLYIHFSGDLSLFDDMPLIPKTLLEENQTSVELVRLKNPSPIILDDESETQLPEYLADIIQKVGGVVLKKLDISIQHPLIKKYVHPPLPNAVLQIMEKMSLQKLCSQVVSFPSTHKDALRGFLASLTDANEKERRIIQELQVFKKIEKSSDECVPIFTGLKGCKVLHHTAKIPPGLRFSTPLIDSSDEATIRLANLLKIEQLKSTDCLKLIIQDLRNDFYSYYETTQIMQWVLENLTSLKNENIDVIDWLTSLKFIKTSQEKIMSANELFDPEVELLQNLFYAEEEICFPPVIFTASSDILHSLRQIGLKSEASLDENDVLRVANKIESLQANSNTNHDLLLRKARTLLMILNKNHTLLQSSETKTALKKIKWIPACKERPPNYPASLVWKGDHCNLCSPPEMCDISHAILVGSSLPLVENLHLNIEKALGILSKPSIKAVLKHFKVVVDWHSSKTFSDEDYYQFQHILLEIYGFMHDHLEEGKEAFKALKFPWVWTGRTFCSLTQAVIKSVPDLDLQPYLHYVPKTMAKFHQLFKCCGSIEQLTPDHVSMVIQKIYLKSEHSLSEEESKQNLHIMLSIIRWLYSNQIPASLHTPMPLYSGKLPYKLAMRPIHECCYCDIKVDDLNDLLEDSVEPIILVHEDIPMKTAEWLNVPCLSTRLINPENMGFEQSGQREPLTVRIKNILEEYPSISDIFKELLQNADDANATECNFMIDMRRNMDIRENLLDPGMAACHGPALWSFNNSEFSDSDFLNITRLGESLKRSEVDKVGKFGLGFNSVYHITDIPIILSREFMIMFDPNVNHISKHIRDKSNPGIKINWSKQQKRLRKFPNQFKPFIGVFGCQLPLTVESPYSYKGTLFRLSFRTQQEAKVSEVSSTCYNTADIYSLVDEFSICGHRLIIFAQSVNSMVLKYLKIEEDNPGMAQDIVTIKKNQCSSKALTAPNVSVLKEAAKLMKVCSTSNKKLPSETPKSSCILQIVVEEFHHVFRRIADLQSPLFRGPEDDPASFFEMAKSGQIKRSADELPQKSVDSTTWLICSCMDTGEALKFSLHESGRRLGLVPCGGIGVLLSETQDQKWIVKPNCNNIGEVFCYLPLRIKTGLPLHINGCFAVTSNRKEIWKTDTKGRWNTVFMRHVIVKAYLEALCVLRDMTISGELVDYSCFAIWPDPDSVHDDFSIICQGFYEDIAHMKSKEGIKVFSDGFSWVSMKNVRFLDDAILKRPDIGPAAFKIFLKYLKKTGSKNLCAVDLPSWVKTGFEEAGCKYILLENTFSEKQFFSEVFFPNVQEIDAELRDPLMRYVLNEKLEEFSGILRITPCIPCSLDGHPLVTPSRLIHPEGRVAKLYDAEDGRFPYGTTQDYLNAVILVKLVQLGMAKDDILWEDLIERAESVAEINKIDHVAACLRSSIILSLIDEKLRCRDPRAKEFAEKCQTIPFLPFLTKPAGFSLHWKGSDFQPETMFSATDLFTADHQDTVCLIEPILNENSHSFKGCGALSLAVKEFLGLLKKPDINLVINQLEEVAKSFDGITLYQENITNACYKNLHEAMLESESTKTMIIEQLKNCSFILVENMYVDPTKVSFHLNFEAAPYLYQLPNKYKNSFRELFESVGVRQAFTVEDFALVLELVNQERGNKQLTEDSFQLCRRIISEGIWSLIREKKQEFCEKKYGEILLPDTRLSLLPAKSLCYNDCPWIKVKDTTVKYCHADIPREVAVKLGAIPKRHKALERYASNICFTTLGTEFGQKEKLTSRIKSILNAYPSEKEMLKELLQNADDAKATEICFVFDPRQHPADRIFDEKWAPLQGPALCVYNNQPFTEDDIRGIQNLGKGTKVGNPCKTGQYGIGFNSVYHITDCPSFISGNDILCIFDPHARYAPGSTSTSPGRMFRDLDADFRTQFSDVLDLYLGNHFKLDNCTMFRFPLRNAEMAKVSEISSVPCSDRMVQNLLDKLRTDGAELLMFLNHMEKISICEIEKTTGVLNVLYSVQGKITDGDRLKRKQFHASVIDSVTKKKQLSEIPVQQITYTMDTEDSEGNLTTWLICNRSGFSAMEKVSKSVVSAHKNEDITLFPRGGVAACITHNYKKPHRAFCFLPLSLETGLPFHVNGHFALDSARRNLWRDDNGVGVRSDWNNSLMTALIAPAYVELLIQLKKRYFPGTDPTVSVLQNTPIHVVKDTLKKFLSFFPVNRLDIQPDWYCLVKAVYSCIYEDLKRLLPVMRAPNIDGSDLHSAVIITWVNMSTANKGRPFFDNLLQDELQHLKNTEYNITTRKTVAENVYRLKHLLLEIGFNLIYNCDETANLYHCLIDADIPVTYVTPADVRFFLMTFSLPDSNCHIGKLPCRLQQTNLKLFHSLKLLVDYCFKDAEENKIQVEGLPLLITLDNVLQIFDSKRPKFLTTYHELIPSRKDLFMNTLYLKYSSILLSSDVAKVFDITSFADLLSSVLPREYKTRSCMKWKENFASESWLKNAWHFISESINVKEDQEDIQAKFDDVIETLKDWTLLPGVKFTVSANHLVVPECDVLLPLSIMHIAVFPNAQSDKVFHALMKTGCIQLALNKICSKDSALVPLLSGHTANIDNPSSILKAIQYMVQTSTFKTEKLAESDFEALLMYFNCNLGHLTSQDDIKILKSLPCYKSISGRYISISKYGTCYVLTKSIPSIEVDRWTQSTSSAFLEEKIHLKDLYSVLGCVSVDDLEVYLKHLLPKIESLSYDAKLEHLIYLKNRLTSIEEISEVKEQLFEKLESILIIHDASNRLKPAKYFYDRTVRVFEVMLPEKFFIPQDFFKKLEQLTKPKNQAAFLASWVTFLRHIGLKFIISQQQLLQFAKEISMRANTENWSKETLQNTVDVLLHHIFQERTDLLSGNFLKELSLIPFLCPERAPAEFVRFHPQYQEVNGTLPLIRFNGAQVNPKFKQTDVLQLLWTSCPILPEKATPLSIKEQEGSSLGSQEQLEQVLTMLNVNLDPPLDKVINNCRNICNITTLDEDMVKTRAKVLRSIYEFLSTEKREFRFQLRGVSFVMVEEGWKLLKPEEVVINLEYESDFKPYLYKLPLELGTFHQLFKHLGTEDIISTKQYVEVLGRIFKNSEGKQLDPNEMRTVKRVVSGLFKSLQNDSIKVRNDLENMRDFALYLPSQDGRLVKSSILVFDDAPHYKSRIQGNIGVQMLVDLSQCYLGKDHGFHTKLIMLFPQKLRPRLLSSILEEQLDEESPKICQFGALCSLQGRLQLLLSSEQFITGLIRIMKHENDNAFLANEEKAIRLCKALREGLKVSCFEKLQTTLRVKGFAPIPHSKSETFAFLKRYGNAVILLYIQHSDSKDINFLLALAMTLKSATDNLISDTSYLIAMLGCNDIYRISEKLDSLGVKYDSSEPSKLELPTPGTPIPAEIHYTLLMDPMNVFYPGEYVGYLVDAEGGDIYGSYQPTYTYAIIVQEVEREDDESPSFLGKIYQIDIGYSEYKIVSSLDLYKFSRPEESSQSKDSTPSTPTSPTEFPVHGLRTIPPLFTGKESHKTMSSKHHSPKKIKPNSLPEILREVTSVIEQAWKLPESERKKIIRRLYLKWHPDKNAENLEIANEVFKHLQNEINRLEKQAFVDQNTDRASRRTFSSSASRFQSDKFSFKRFYTSWNQEATSHKSERQQYKEKCPPSTGPSYSQRFFVPPTFRSVGNPVEARRWLRQARANFSAARNDLHKNANEWVCFKCYLSTKLALVAADYAVRGKSDKDVKPVALAQKIEEYSQQLEGLMNDVQTLEAYGVDSLKTRYPDLLPFPQIPNDRFTSEVAMRVMECTACIIIKLENFIQQKV